One part of the Macrobrachium nipponense isolate FS-2020 chromosome 38, ASM1510439v2, whole genome shotgun sequence genome encodes these proteins:
- the LOC135209816 gene encoding hemicentin-1-like — protein sequence MKVKALIEDNGRTFHCDAQNGLGVVLSTNISLNVLRTAGGTVLWSWRAKWSLSLEEEEGEGEEEELANWKGGRLEMRRVHRQESGEYSVTATSPRGTATASFVINVQYGPENIVTSKRVTVDEGGSASVLCTAVGNPTPNVTWVRQEDNSSNSEVLSWGIGEARLSIEGATRADTGFYLCLASNVVSRAEPVRAAVVVTQTPEVPDEVEEGAEESYLSPWAHLGGTARLECSVKAAPSPTFKWTINEDRVLLNDRKYFIRVPEVRGAPPPPPPPPPPPFISLIWYAEPIGLSLGGWPAGHLSHGSQTAED from the exons ATGAAGGTGAAGGCTCTCATCGAGGACAATGGCAGGACCTTCCATTGCGACGCCCAGAACGGCCTGGGAGTCGTTCTCTCCACAAACATATCACTGAATGTGCTGC GTACAGCTGGTGGCACGGTCCTCTGGAGTTGGAGGGCCAAATGGAGCCTgtcgctggaggaggaggagggggagggggaggaggaggagttggcaAACTGGAAGGGGGGGCGCCTTGAGATGAGAAGGGTCCATCGCCAGGAGTCCGGAGAATACTCTGTCACTGCCACAAGTCCCAGGGGAACTGCCACCGCTTCCTTCGTCATTAATGTCCAGT ATGGTCCAGAGAACATCGTGACATCCAAACGGGTGACGGTGGATGAGGGTGGCTCAGCTTCCGTCCTCTGTACAGCAGTTGGCAATCCTACACCGAACGTGACCTGGGTCAGACAGGAGGATAACAGCAG CAACTCCGAGGTTCTCTCTTGGGGCATCGGCGAAGCCAGACTCTCGATCGAGGGGGCGACCAGAGCAGACACGGGATTCTACCTGTGCCTCGCCTCCAACGTCGTCTCCAGGGCGGAGCCCGTTCGCGCGGCCGTCGTCGTAACTC AAACTCCAGAGGTTCCCGACGAAGTGGAAGAAGGCGCAGAAGAGTCCTACCTGAGTCCCTGGGCTCACTTGGGGGGGACGGCCCGCCTGGAGTGCAGCGTGAAAGCCGCCCCTTCGCCCACTTTCAAGTGGACCATCAACGAGGACCGAGTTCTGCTAAATGACCGGAAGTATTTCATAAGGGTGCCTGAGGTGAGaggggctcctcctcctcctcctcctcctcctcctcctcctttcattaGTCTTATCTGG tacgccgagccaataggcttaagtctgggaggctggccggctggacatctgtcccaTGGGTCACAGACTGCAGAGGACTGA